A single Equus quagga isolate Etosha38 chromosome 8, UCLA_HA_Equagga_1.0, whole genome shotgun sequence DNA region contains:
- the NDUFA4 gene encoding cytochrome c oxidase subunit NDUFA4: MLRHILGQAKKHPSLIPLFIFIGAGGTGAALYVLRLAMFNPDVSWDRKNNPEPWNKLGPNDQYKFFSVNVDYSKLKKEGPDF, translated from the exons ATGCTCCGCCACATCCTCGGTCAGGCCAAGAAACATCCGAGC TTGATCCCCCTCTTTATCTTTATTGGAGCGGGAGGTACTGGAGCAGCGCTCTATGTCTTGCGCCTGGCGATGTTCAATCCAGATGTCAG TTGGGACAGAAAGAATAACCCAGAACCCTGGAACAAACTGGGTCCCAATGATCAATACAAG ttctTCTCGGTGAATGTAGATTACAGCAAACTGAAGAAAGAAGGTCCAGACTTCTAA